Proteins found in one Streptomyces sp. NBC_00461 genomic segment:
- a CDS encoding SDR family oxidoreductase — MAGATGLIGSRTVARLRDHGVEVVRVSRHEGVDVTTGKGLAEAMRGADVVVDLTDTPSRGERESRAFFGAGTHNMVEAAAKAGAGHHVILSIVGADRLQAGYFRAKALQEEHVRRAPTPYSIVRTTPFFESVEYMSRAATYGDAVHVAPVLIRPVSADDVAAEIAHVAVGVPLSGVLEVAGPEEHRLDDVTAKLLAARGYMCDVVTDVHTPFFGAMLAQRALLPAAEAHLGHETFSEWLARR, encoded by the coding sequence GTGGCAGGAGCCACTGGTCTGATCGGTTCCAGGACGGTCGCCAGACTCCGGGATCACGGTGTGGAGGTCGTACGCGTATCACGTCATGAGGGCGTCGACGTCACGACCGGGAAGGGCCTCGCCGAGGCCATGCGCGGCGCCGATGTGGTGGTGGACCTCACCGACACGCCCTCCCGCGGAGAACGGGAGAGCCGGGCGTTCTTCGGCGCGGGAACCCACAACATGGTGGAGGCCGCGGCGAAGGCGGGCGCCGGACATCATGTGATCCTTTCGATCGTGGGGGCCGACCGCCTGCAGGCGGGCTACTTCCGCGCGAAGGCGCTGCAGGAGGAACATGTGCGGCGCGCTCCCACGCCCTACTCCATCGTGCGTACCACGCCGTTCTTCGAATCGGTGGAGTACATGTCGCGCGCGGCGACGTACGGAGACGCCGTCCATGTCGCGCCCGTACTGATCCGTCCCGTGTCGGCCGACGACGTCGCCGCCGAGATCGCCCATGTCGCCGTGGGAGTACCGCTGTCCGGTGTTCTGGAGGTCGCCGGCCCCGAGGAGCATCGCCTCGACGACGTCACCGCGAAGTTGTTGGCCGCGCGCGGCTACATGTGTGACGTGGTCACCGACGTCCACACCCCCTTCTTCGGGGCGATGCTCGCGCAGCGGGCGCTGCTGCCCGCGGCGGAGGCCCACCTGGGTCACGAAACCTTCTCCGAGTGGCTCGCGCGGCGATGA
- a CDS encoding sigma-70 family RNA polymerase sigma factor produces MYVQPSPTPPDDLDEAVAVFVRHRRRLFGIAYRMLGSPVEAEDVVQEVWLRWQMTDRSVVVNPVAFLSSATTRLAINVTQSARVRRETYIGPWLPEPVDTSTDPEVGAQRAEAVELALLLVLERLNPVERAAYVLREAFDYAYAEIADMLKLSLANVRKIVSRARRHLLDKQRESVDAAEHRRLLNAFLSAARTGDVPSLEALLTPDAVSFSEGNGTRGRARVAELSARRQFWREAEPDLVDANGPTGVVVPPGRPDPRFHDRRLPRFASPSRDVPLRRAAPCVTATRDVPSAVTGSGPSRRLRRDGAGARTVVGRGQA; encoded by the coding sequence ATGTACGTCCAACCGTCCCCCACCCCACCTGACGACCTCGACGAGGCCGTCGCCGTCTTCGTGCGGCACCGCAGGCGGCTCTTCGGAATCGCCTACCGCATGCTCGGCAGTCCGGTCGAGGCCGAGGACGTGGTCCAGGAGGTGTGGCTGCGCTGGCAGATGACCGACCGCTCGGTGGTGGTCAACCCCGTGGCCTTCCTGTCGAGCGCGACGACCCGCCTGGCCATCAACGTCACACAGTCGGCGCGTGTGCGTCGGGAGACTTATATCGGGCCGTGGCTGCCGGAGCCCGTCGACACGAGCACGGACCCGGAGGTCGGCGCGCAGCGTGCGGAGGCAGTAGAACTGGCGCTGCTACTGGTGCTGGAGCGACTGAATCCCGTCGAGCGCGCCGCCTATGTACTGCGCGAGGCATTCGACTACGCCTACGCCGAGATCGCCGACATGCTCAAGCTCAGCCTCGCCAATGTGCGGAAGATCGTCAGCCGTGCGCGTCGGCACCTGCTGGACAAGCAGCGGGAGAGCGTGGACGCGGCCGAGCACCGCCGCCTGCTGAACGCCTTCCTTTCAGCGGCCCGGACGGGAGACGTGCCGTCACTGGAAGCCCTGCTCACGCCTGATGCCGTCAGCTTCTCCGAGGGCAACGGCACTCGGGGCCGTGCCCGGGTGGCTGAACTGTCGGCCCGTCGGCAGTTCTGGCGGGAGGCGGAGCCCGACCTGGTCGATGCCAATGGTCCTACGGGCGTGGTGGTTCCACCGGGACGGCCGGACCCTCGCTTCCATGACCGCCGCCTTCCTCGATTCGCTTCCCCGTCTCGCGATGTTCCCCTCCGCCGTGCCGCTCCGTGTGTGACGGCGACGCGTGACGTCCCTTCAGCCGTCACGGGCTCTGGTCCGAGCCGGCGCCTCCGGCGGGATGGGGCTGGTGCCAGGACCGTAGTTGGCCGGGGTCAAGCATGA
- a CDS encoding aldo/keto reductase: MTEYRNLGRTGVKVSPLCLGTMMFGARGNTDHADSVRIIHHALDSGINFVDTADVYSAGESETIVGKALAGGRRDNVVLATKFHGSLGSDPNEQGNSRRWIVREVENSLRRLGTDWIDLYQVHRPEPDTDFDETLGALSGLVQQGKIRYIGTSTFEPSAIVEGQWIAERRGRERVVAEQPPYSLLVRGIEREVLPVAQQYGLGVLSWSPLAGGWLSGRYRQGAGQPASSRAGGQAARFDATSPENAAKLAAAEALAQLAEEAGLTLVQLALAFVLEHPAITSAIIGPRTFEQLDSQLGADKIRLTRDVLDRIDEIIPPGTNLSTRDAGYTPPSLTDSALRRRPRN; this comes from the coding sequence ATGACGGAGTACCGCAACCTCGGACGCACCGGCGTCAAGGTCAGCCCGCTGTGCCTGGGCACCATGATGTTCGGAGCCCGCGGCAACACCGACCATGCCGACAGCGTCCGGATCATCCACCACGCCCTGGACTCGGGCATCAACTTCGTCGACACCGCCGACGTGTACTCCGCGGGGGAGTCCGAGACCATCGTCGGCAAGGCACTGGCCGGCGGGCGGCGTGACAACGTCGTGCTCGCCACCAAGTTCCACGGAAGCCTCGGCAGCGACCCCAACGAGCAGGGCAACAGCCGCCGTTGGATCGTCCGTGAGGTGGAGAACAGCCTGCGGCGGCTTGGCACCGACTGGATCGACCTCTACCAGGTGCACCGTCCTGAGCCCGACACCGACTTCGACGAGACGCTGGGCGCTCTCTCCGGCCTGGTGCAGCAAGGCAAGATCCGTTACATCGGCACGTCCACCTTCGAACCCTCCGCCATCGTCGAGGGCCAGTGGATCGCGGAGCGCCGCGGCCGGGAACGCGTCGTGGCCGAGCAGCCCCCGTACTCCCTCCTGGTGCGCGGCATCGAACGCGAAGTCCTGCCCGTGGCGCAGCAGTACGGTCTCGGGGTGCTCTCCTGGAGCCCCCTCGCGGGCGGCTGGCTCTCCGGGCGCTACCGGCAGGGTGCGGGGCAGCCCGCCTCCAGCCGTGCCGGCGGCCAGGCGGCCCGCTTCGACGCCACCTCACCTGAGAACGCCGCCAAGCTGGCGGCCGCCGAGGCCCTTGCCCAGCTGGCCGAGGAGGCCGGCCTCACTCTCGTACAGCTGGCTCTGGCCTTCGTCCTGGAACACCCGGCGATCACCTCGGCGATCATCGGGCCGCGCACCTTCGAACAGCTCGACAGCCAACTGGGCGCGGACAAGATCCGGCTGACCCGCGACGTACTCGACCGGATCGACGAGATCATCCCGCCCGGCACCAACCTCTCGACCCGCGACGCCGGTTACACCCCGCCCTCGCTCACCGACTCCGCGCTGCGCCGTCGGCCGCGGAACTGA
- a CDS encoding macrolide family glycosyltransferase → MHGHINPTLPVVAELVRRGHAVSYHTSPAFREEIESTGATVHLYPGGDRPFPDPPTPVTWMESLASTAVRMLPAVLTDLRRDRPDLIVHDSACLWGAVAARELGVPAASSFTTFALNRHVPSPTRGSWELLTAATAQPRSVQGYLRSRWALHRRFNARGLPLLDLANIRQPLNLVYTSRAFQPAVEDFDHCYRFVGPSIGARPVDVSFPVDRLRDPVLFASLGTVFNADPQLLRNLATALAPLGGTVIVSTGQTDPETLGPLPANVLARRFVPQPEVLARAALFVTHGGMNSVNEAMYAGVPLLVVPQGADQPMVARRVVELGAGLSVRTQDVSRDSVRALAQQLLHEPRFRAAASTLQVAQREAGGYRRAADELERYLQAAGSVSQSSPSIRRIEAE, encoded by the coding sequence ATGCACGGGCACATCAACCCGACGCTTCCGGTCGTGGCCGAGCTGGTTCGGCGCGGCCACGCCGTCAGTTACCACACCTCGCCCGCGTTCCGTGAGGAGATCGAGTCAACCGGCGCGACGGTGCACCTGTACCCCGGGGGCGACCGGCCGTTTCCCGATCCGCCGACGCCGGTCACGTGGATGGAGTCACTCGCGAGCACCGCCGTTCGCATGCTGCCCGCTGTGCTCACCGACCTGCGCCGCGACCGTCCTGACCTGATCGTCCACGACAGCGCCTGTCTGTGGGGCGCGGTAGCAGCACGCGAACTCGGGGTGCCGGCAGCCTCCTCGTTCACCACGTTCGCCCTGAACCGGCATGTCCCGAGCCCCACCCGTGGCTCCTGGGAACTGCTGACCGCGGCGACGGCACAACCCCGCAGTGTCCAGGGCTACCTGCGGTCCCGCTGGGCGCTGCACCGCCGCTTTAACGCGCGCGGGTTGCCCCTCCTCGACCTGGCGAACATCCGCCAGCCCCTCAATCTGGTCTACACCTCACGGGCGTTCCAACCTGCCGTCGAGGACTTCGACCACTGCTACCGGTTCGTCGGCCCAAGCATTGGCGCCCGGCCGGTCGATGTGTCGTTCCCGGTCGATCGGCTGCGGGACCCGGTGCTGTTCGCCTCCCTGGGCACGGTGTTCAACGCCGACCCTCAGTTGCTGCGCAACCTGGCCACCGCCCTCGCCCCGCTGGGCGGCACCGTGATCGTCTCCACCGGGCAGACCGATCCCGAGACGTTGGGTCCGTTGCCGGCCAATGTGCTTGCCCGCCGCTTCGTACCACAACCGGAGGTGCTGGCCCGCGCGGCGCTGTTCGTCACCCATGGCGGGATGAACAGCGTCAACGAGGCCATGTACGCCGGGGTTCCGCTGCTGGTGGTCCCGCAGGGCGCCGATCAGCCGATGGTGGCCCGGCGCGTCGTCGAACTCGGCGCCGGTCTGTCGGTCCGTACCCAGGACGTCTCAAGGGATTCGGTGCGCGCCCTCGCCCAGCAACTGCTCCACGAACCCCGGTTCCGGGCAGCCGCGAGCACACTGCAGGTCGCCCAGCGCGAAGCGGGGGGATATCGGCGCGCCGCCGATGAACTCGAGCGGTACCTGCAAGCGGCCGGCTCGGTGAGTCAGTCGTCTCCGTCGATCCGGCGCATCGAGGCTGAGTGA
- a CDS encoding patatin-like phospholipase family protein, with protein MAVVVGAGGVLGAAHIGVGYALERHGFVPDMIIGTSVGALNGAIAAAHPDGAAPWLDHVWTQLRRRDVYPLGYLSSRTSLFTDRGLRRLIARAGLPSRIEQLAVPFTAVAMDLVTGAPVLLDRGDLESALLASAAVPGMLPPVDRAGRTLVDGGVIAYVPVLAARQAGAASVVVVATGPESSPLRPTVPRRRASAIAARAGLLLLHHQIERDLHEVSQHIPTVVLPTGIEDWPAPWDFGHSQRLISTACLTAEQFLDGLRISGPGLYRVANSQATSASADEASISSIAGVGQ; from the coding sequence GTGGCCGTCGTGGTGGGCGCAGGCGGTGTGCTCGGAGCGGCGCATATTGGTGTCGGGTACGCGCTGGAGCGCCACGGATTCGTCCCGGACATGATCATCGGAACCTCGGTGGGTGCCCTCAACGGGGCCATCGCGGCCGCCCATCCCGACGGGGCCGCGCCGTGGCTGGACCACGTGTGGACCCAATTGCGTCGCCGTGACGTGTATCCGCTCGGCTACCTGTCCTCACGGACCAGCCTCTTCACGGATCGCGGCCTGCGTCGACTGATCGCCCGGGCAGGGCTGCCGTCGCGGATCGAACAGTTGGCGGTCCCGTTCACCGCGGTGGCCATGGACCTGGTCACCGGCGCTCCGGTGCTGCTCGATCGCGGAGACCTCGAATCCGCGCTACTGGCCAGCGCAGCAGTTCCAGGGATGCTGCCCCCGGTGGATCGCGCGGGCCGGACTCTCGTCGACGGAGGGGTGATCGCCTACGTCCCCGTGTTGGCGGCCCGGCAGGCCGGGGCGGCCAGCGTGGTGGTGGTGGCGACCGGGCCGGAGAGCTCGCCGTTGCGCCCCACAGTTCCGCGCCGCCGTGCCAGCGCGATCGCGGCGAGGGCCGGGCTGCTGCTGTTGCACCACCAGATCGAGCGTGATCTGCATGAGGTGTCCCAGCACATCCCCACCGTCGTGCTGCCGACCGGCATCGAGGACTGGCCCGCACCGTGGGACTTCGGCCATTCCCAACGATTGATCAGCACCGCGTGCCTCACAGCGGAGCAATTTCTGGACGGGCTGCGCATCAGTGGGCCGGGGCTGTATCGGGTCGCCAACTCTCAGGCGACATCCGCAAGCGCGGACGAGGCATCGATTTCTTCCATAGCGGGAGTGGGCCAGTGA